One window of the Thermodesulfobacteriota bacterium genome contains the following:
- a CDS encoding adenylosuccinate synthetase produces the protein MPNVVVIGAQWGDEGKGRIVDLISEQVDIVVRYQGGNNAGHTIVLGDEKIVLHHLPS, from the coding sequence ATGCCAAACGTTGTGGTTATTGGCGCCCAGTGGGGAGATGAGGGAAAAGGCAGGATAGTTGATCTCATTTCTGAGCAAGTGGACATTGTAGTCAGATACCAGGGCGGAAACAATGCGGGGCATACAATTGTACTAGGCGATGAAAAGATAGTTCTCCACCACCTTCCCTCT
- the hisZ gene encoding ATP phosphoribosyltransferase regulatory subunit, with the protein MVDRLSLPQGVKDYIPEKAEELRRIEEGLLEEFSRWGYRKVITPLFEYLDPLSVGLGDELKNKVMKFVDPSTGEVVALRPDITPQVARIVSTQLKDPSSPLRLCYNGRVVRFQEKGSGKEREVFQVGCELIGLNSAEADAEIIALGIKSLGKSGIKKLVLDIGHTGILRNLLSKTEDVRVQIEEAIKKKDQEALEKALRKSKASKNTKEAIKKLPMLYGGRDVLEEAKKITSIKKYIRELENVLRVVDDYQLDCEVNIDLTELRGFNYYTGVTFEILSHQLPSPLIKGGRYDELMGKYGYDAPATGFAVDVESLLDYSKNNLENNQIHFVVIPKKPSLRREAIHLTEWLRSSGFKVILDLNLSPEQKQLRLKENRASNFYGVILLETPRKLKLIESRRGSSKEFSNLEELLKGGI; encoded by the coding sequence ATGGTAGATCGTTTAAGTCTCCCTCAAGGTGTTAAGGATTATATCCCTGAGAAAGCTGAAGAACTTAGAAGAATAGAAGAAGGGCTTTTAGAGGAATTCTCCAGATGGGGATACAGAAAAGTCATAACCCCACTGTTTGAATATTTAGACCCGCTTTCCGTTGGGCTTGGTGATGAGCTAAAAAATAAGGTAATGAAGTTTGTCGATCCTTCAACAGGAGAGGTTGTAGCGCTAAGACCCGACATAACTCCTCAAGTAGCGAGAATTGTTTCCACTCAGCTCAAAGATCCGTCTTCTCCTCTGAGGCTTTGCTATAACGGCAGGGTTGTGAGATTTCAAGAAAAGGGAAGCGGTAAGGAAAGAGAGGTATTTCAAGTAGGATGCGAGCTAATAGGATTAAACTCCGCAGAGGCCGATGCAGAAATAATTGCACTTGGAATTAAATCCTTGGGGAAATCAGGCATTAAAAAGCTTGTTCTTGATATAGGACATACTGGAATACTAAGAAACTTGCTTTCCAAAACTGAAGATGTAAGAGTGCAAATAGAAGAAGCTATAAAGAAGAAAGACCAAGAGGCTTTGGAAAAAGCGCTTAGAAAATCCAAAGCGTCAAAAAACACTAAAGAAGCTATAAAGAAACTTCCAATGCTTTATGGCGGAAGAGATGTTCTAGAAGAAGCAAAGAAAATTACTTCAATTAAAAAATATATAAGAGAGCTTGAGAATGTGCTCAGAGTGGTAGATGACTACCAGCTTGATTGTGAGGTAAATATAGACCTAACTGAGCTTAGGGGATTTAACTATTACACAGGTGTTACTTTTGAAATTCTATCGCATCAGCTACCATCCCCACTTATTAAAGGCGGAAGATATGACGAGCTTATGGGTAAATACGGCTACGATGCCCCCGCCACAGGCTTTGCAGTTGATGTAGAATCCCTTTTAGACTACTCCAAAAACAATCTTGAAAATAACCAGATTCACTTTGTCGTAATACCTAAAAAGCCTTCTCTAAGACGCGAAGCTATTCACCTAACAGAGTGGCTTAGGTCAAGCGGTTTTAAGGTAATATTAGATTTAAATCTTAGCCCTGAGCAAAAACAACTTAGACTAAAAGAGAACAGGGCTTCAAATTTTTACGGTGTAATACTCTTAGAGACGCCTAGAAAGCTTAAACTTATAGAATCCAGAAGAGGCTCTAGCAAAGAGTTCTCTAATCTGGAAGAACTTCTTAAGGGAGGCATCTAG
- the serA gene encoding phosphoglycerate dehydrogenase — MKVLITDGMAKDGLEILEAATELDIDVRKGIPKEELAEIISDFDAVIVRSATTLTDELIEAGTNLKAIGRAGIGVDNVDVEAATKKGIVVMNTPEANAITTAEHTITLMLSLARRIPEAHASLKAGKWERSKFKGIEIYGKTLGCIGLGNIGKLVAERAMGLKMNVIAYDPFLTQEAAEKLGVELVSLDDLLSRADIITIHTPLTPDTKDLINKDTFEKTKPGLIIINCARGGVINESDITQAVKEGKIAGAAFDVYTSEPPEADNPILSIDENIVMTPHLGASTAEAQTKVGLAIAEQIVDFLVNGVVNNAVNMPSVSLEALTVMKPYINLAEKLGVLQGQLCKGGIKEFIIEYDGEVSELDTSPITVSALKGFLTPMMDIVVSHVNAPVIAKDRGIKVIEAKSSEAKDYTSSITLRVRTKDGETQVSGTIFGKEEPRIVNVNGVTIDLVPEGHMLVSENNDKPGFIGSMCSILGDNGVNIGRMHLGREAIGGRAIVFTSVDSPVPDQVIEEISKLTEIISVEQVKL, encoded by the coding sequence TTGAAAGTACTAATAACAGACGGTATGGCAAAGGACGGTCTTGAGATCCTTGAGGCAGCCACAGAACTAGATATAGATGTAAGAAAAGGCATTCCTAAAGAGGAACTGGCCGAAATAATTAGCGATTTTGACGCGGTAATCGTCAGAAGTGCTACAACCCTTACAGATGAATTAATAGAAGCCGGAACAAATTTAAAAGCAATTGGCAGAGCAGGCATCGGAGTTGATAACGTAGACGTTGAAGCTGCAACCAAAAAGGGAATCGTAGTAATGAACACCCCTGAGGCAAATGCTATCACGACAGCTGAACACACAATTACGCTAATGCTCTCACTGGCTAGAAGAATCCCCGAAGCGCACGCATCGCTAAAAGCAGGAAAGTGGGAAAGAAGTAAATTCAAAGGGATCGAAATTTATGGAAAAACGCTTGGCTGCATAGGTCTAGGCAACATAGGAAAGCTTGTTGCAGAAAGGGCTATGGGTCTTAAGATGAACGTTATTGCTTATGATCCTTTTCTAACTCAAGAAGCGGCTGAGAAACTGGGCGTAGAGCTTGTTAGTCTGGATGATCTACTTTCAAGAGCAGACATAATAACGATTCACACACCACTAACACCAGATACAAAAGACCTTATCAACAAAGACACATTTGAAAAGACAAAACCAGGTTTAATAATAATCAACTGCGCTAGAGGCGGAGTAATAAATGAAAGCGATATAACACAAGCTGTTAAAGAAGGTAAAATCGCTGGAGCCGCTTTTGATGTTTACACGAGCGAGCCGCCAGAAGCTGATAACCCCATACTATCAATTGACGAAAATATTGTAATGACACCTCACCTTGGAGCTTCAACAGCTGAGGCGCAGACAAAAGTAGGACTAGCAATAGCAGAGCAGATTGTAGATTTCTTAGTAAACGGTGTTGTTAACAATGCCGTTAATATGCCTTCGGTAAGCTTAGAAGCACTCACTGTAATGAAACCTTATATAAACCTTGCTGAGAAACTCGGCGTGCTTCAAGGACAGCTCTGCAAAGGCGGCATTAAAGAGTTTATTATTGAATATGACGGCGAGGTATCAGAGCTCGACACATCTCCGATTACGGTATCGGCTCTTAAAGGCTTTCTGACCCCTATGATGGATATAGTCGTAAGCCACGTTAATGCGCCTGTGATTGCAAAAGACAGAGGCATAAAGGTAATCGAAGCCAAATCTTCTGAAGCCAAAGACTATACGAGCTCTATTACCCTTAGAGTTAGAACTAAAGATGGAGAGACTCAGGTCTCCGGAACAATTTTTGGAAAAGAAGAGCCTAGAATTGTGAACGTGAACGGTGTTACAATAGACCTTGTGCCAGAAGGCCATATGCTGGTGAGTGAAAACAATGACAAACCAGGATTCATAGGTTCCATGTGCAGTATACTTGGTGATAATGGAGTGAACATCGGACGTATGCATCTTGGTAGAGAGGCAATTGGAGGAAGGGCTATTGTGTTTACGAGTGTAGACTCCCCTGTTCCGGATCAAGTAATAGAGGAAATTTCTAAACTAACCGAAATTATTTCGGTTGAGCAGGTTAAATTATAA
- a CDS encoding IPTL-CTERM sorting domain-containing protein: protein MIRIISTFIISLVVVLLFQQESHSVCPPPVGSTTTCTDNQPNPDLNGVDETGNPSNVTVIMLPGSAIDTRLSSGGSGEEGIAGGDAMNTITLNDARIDSENESIETETGDDVVNITDSELMNLNVNTVELGGGSNILNITRSSIINANGRVLSMTPGNDQADNVTIIDSEVKTLISSSALETGSSSDNVFIENSIIQGGSNINAVPEVIDLGSNDDVLRLSTGADIRGVTNNGINFGNGFIDCGADFDTIIFEMRVATNQLEAITAEIESKNPAEDQITINNLTYIWIDCEELVADVRGGFTTAVPTLSEWGLIAMAGVLGLIGFAVIRRRQAAA, encoded by the coding sequence ATGATTAGAATTATATCAACTTTTATTATTTCACTCGTAGTAGTTTTATTATTTCAACAAGAATCACATTCTGTATGCCCACCACCGGTTGGTAGTACAACCACATGTACAGATAATCAACCTAATCCGGATCTAAATGGAGTAGATGAAACGGGTAATCCAAGCAATGTTACTGTAATTATGCTCCCTGGTTCAGCAATTGATACTCGTCTATCAAGCGGAGGCAGCGGGGAGGAAGGAATCGCGGGTGGTGATGCTATGAATACTATCACACTTAACGATGCAAGAATTGACAGTGAAAATGAGTCTATTGAGACAGAAACCGGGGATGATGTAGTTAATATTACTGATTCAGAGCTGATGAATTTAAACGTGAACACAGTGGAGCTTGGCGGAGGAAGTAATATATTGAATATTACTAGATCATCAATAATTAATGCAAATGGTCGAGTATTATCTATGACACCAGGAAACGATCAAGCTGATAATGTTACGATTATCGATTCTGAGGTAAAAACACTCATATCAAGCTCTGCATTAGAAACAGGAAGCAGTAGTGATAATGTTTTTATTGAGAACTCAATTATCCAAGGTGGATCCAACATAAATGCCGTTCCAGAAGTAATAGATCTTGGCAGTAATGATGATGTATTGAGGCTGAGTACTGGTGCGGATATCAGAGGAGTTACAAATAATGGTATTAATTTTGGAAATGGGTTTATAGATTGCGGTGCTGATTTTGATACTATAATTTTTGAAATGAGAGTAGCAACCAATCAGTTAGAAGCAATAACTGCAGAGATAGAAAGCAAAAATCCGGCAGAGGACCAAATAACAATAAACAACCTAACCTACATTTGGATAGATTGTGAAGAATTGGTTGCCGATGTAAGAGGCGGATTTACCACAGCCGTTCCAACACTCTCTGAGTGGGGCCTAATAGCAATGGCGGGTGTTTTAGGTCTGATTGGTTTTGCAGTTATAAGAAGAAGACAGGCTGCGGCTTAA